In a genomic window of Cuculus canorus isolate bCucCan1 chromosome 4, bCucCan1.pri, whole genome shotgun sequence:
- the MAP9 gene encoding microtubule-associated protein 9 isoform X1 produces MSAKGASRQDELQRAISAHTVRNQTVEYSDDFESDEDSILNGTGEELNESNSNAESTKKSVAVESPFSDDDASQKAEDLEDEAADDLTLSFHERKLQQIMLSESENVQDDRKDGEEECLENQNEDDDSKNNEECSAAEEVLCDNSESDHHNDLPMPELWKKSNQEQNKPIPKPRVRKTRNASVSGQKKISTSDLKLEDNGRKSPSVIEVMMATVYEKTTKLEKSTDDSSNETVGIAEGQIKPSEMKEKVLQNGKVSSDSYLSSVHLKKKKKAVPSAKAVSSQYLGTLKVLEDKHEQKNSTQSDKADSLRAAVFQNWLEKKRAFLLELKRAEKKKAEYLRDDTEKKEAVKREEAIASFEAWKKNKRIEAKKLSEKKKLEELKKKEAAQQSEEKTKAAQKAFEKWKERKIEYLREQRKKEKESEKVKKKKEEELAAERKRDSMSAVEKWNEKKEEYIKQKKAEKILERRKQEIQQSKMEERNKKATEEYGRWLEKKERKEQLEKNQKKLQAVCEGEAPSPWSPPGKVTY; encoded by the exons ATGTCGGCGAAAGGGGCCTCCCGGCAG GATGAGCTACAACGGGCAATTTCTGCTCACACTGTAAGAAATCAGACAGTTGAGTACTCAGATGACTTTGAGAGTGACGAAGATAGCATATTAAATG GGACTGGGGAAGAACTTAATGAAAGCAATTCAAATGCTGAAAGCACTAAGAAATCAGTTGCTGTTGAGAGTCCTTTCTCAGATGATGATGCttcacaaaaagcagaagatttGGAAGATGAAGCTGCTGATGACTTGACTTTATCCTTTCATGAAAGGAAGCTTCAGCAAATAAtgctttcagaaagtgaaaacGTACAGGACGACAGAAAAGATGGTGAAGAAGAATGTTTAGAAAATCAAAATGAGGATGATGACagcaaaaataatgaagagtgttcagctgctgaagaagtACTGTGTGATAATAGTGAAAGTGACCACCATAACGACTTGCCTATGCCTGAactatggaaaaaaagcaaccaagagcaaaacaaaccaaTACCAAAGCCACGGGTGCgcaaaacaagaaatgcttCAGTATCAG GTCAGAAGAAGATTAGCACCAGTGACTTGAAACTGGAGGACAATGGTAGAAAATCCCCTTCTGTGATTGAAGTAATGATGGCTACAGTATATGAGAAAACAACGAAATTAGAGAAGTCAACAGATGACAGTTCAAATGAAACAGTGGGCATAGCGGAAGGCCAAATA AAACCaagtgaaatgaaagagaaagttCTACAAAACGGCAAAGTTTCATCTGACAG TTATCTGTCTTCTGtgcacttaaagaaaaagaaaaaagctgttcCATCAGCTAAAGCTGTTTCATCTCAGTATCTGGGAACATTAAAGGTGTTGGAGGATAAACACGAGCAGAAGAACAGTACACAGTCTGACAAAGCAGATAGTTTACGAGCAGCTGTTTTCCAG AattggctggaaaagaaaagggcaTTTCTACTGGAACTAAAGAgagctgaaaagaagaaagctgaataTCTGAGGGACGATACTGAAAAG AAAGAAGCTGTTAAAAGAGAGGAAGCAATTGCATCTTTtgaagcctggaaaaaaaataaaagaatagaagcaaagaaattaagtgagaaaaagaagcttgaggaacttaaaaaaaaggaagcagcacAACAGagtgaagagaaaacaaaagcagcacagaag GCatttgaaaaatggaaagaaagaaaaattgaatatttaagagagcaaagaaaaaaggaaaaagagtctgaaaaagtcaagaagaagaaagaagaggaactggctgcagagagaaagagagacagcATGTCAGCAGTTGAAAAATG gaatgaaaaaaaggaagaatatataaaacagaagaaagcagaaaaaatcctggagagaagaaagcaagaaatacagcagtcaaagatggaagaaagaaataaaaaggctaCAGAGGAATATGGAAGAtggctg gaaaagaaagagaggaaagagcagCTTGAGAAGAACCAAAAGAAGTTGCAGGCTGTCTGTGAGGGTGAAGCACCTTCTCCTTGGAGTCCACCTGGCAAAGTCACATATTGA
- the MAP9 gene encoding microtubule-associated protein 9 isoform X2 produces the protein MSAKGASRQDELQRAISAHTVRNQTVEYSDDFESDEDSILNGTGEELNESNSNAESTKKSVAVESPFSDDDASQKAEDLEDEAADDLTLSFHERKLQQIMLSESENVQDDRKDGEEECLENQNEDDDSKNNEECSAAEEVLCDNSESDHHNDLPMPELWKKSNQEQNKPIPKPRVRKTRNASVSGQKKISTSDLKLEDNGRKSPSVIEVMMATVYEKTTKLEKSTDDSSNETVGIAEGQIKPSEMKEKVLQNGKVSSDSYLSSVHLKKKKKAVPSAKAVSSQYLGTLKVLEDKHEQKNSTQSDKADSLRAAVFQNWLEKKRAFLLELKRAEKKKAEYLRDDTEKAFEKWKERKIEYLREQRKKEKESEKVKKKKEEELAAERKRDSMSAVEKWNEKKEEYIKQKKAEKILERRKQEIQQSKMEERNKKATEEYGRWLEKKERKEQLEKNQKKLQAVCEGEAPSPWSPPGKVTY, from the exons ATGTCGGCGAAAGGGGCCTCCCGGCAG GATGAGCTACAACGGGCAATTTCTGCTCACACTGTAAGAAATCAGACAGTTGAGTACTCAGATGACTTTGAGAGTGACGAAGATAGCATATTAAATG GGACTGGGGAAGAACTTAATGAAAGCAATTCAAATGCTGAAAGCACTAAGAAATCAGTTGCTGTTGAGAGTCCTTTCTCAGATGATGATGCttcacaaaaagcagaagatttGGAAGATGAAGCTGCTGATGACTTGACTTTATCCTTTCATGAAAGGAAGCTTCAGCAAATAAtgctttcagaaagtgaaaacGTACAGGACGACAGAAAAGATGGTGAAGAAGAATGTTTAGAAAATCAAAATGAGGATGATGACagcaaaaataatgaagagtgttcagctgctgaagaagtACTGTGTGATAATAGTGAAAGTGACCACCATAACGACTTGCCTATGCCTGAactatggaaaaaaagcaaccaagagcaaaacaaaccaaTACCAAAGCCACGGGTGCgcaaaacaagaaatgcttCAGTATCAG GTCAGAAGAAGATTAGCACCAGTGACTTGAAACTGGAGGACAATGGTAGAAAATCCCCTTCTGTGATTGAAGTAATGATGGCTACAGTATATGAGAAAACAACGAAATTAGAGAAGTCAACAGATGACAGTTCAAATGAAACAGTGGGCATAGCGGAAGGCCAAATA AAACCaagtgaaatgaaagagaaagttCTACAAAACGGCAAAGTTTCATCTGACAG TTATCTGTCTTCTGtgcacttaaagaaaaagaaaaaagctgttcCATCAGCTAAAGCTGTTTCATCTCAGTATCTGGGAACATTAAAGGTGTTGGAGGATAAACACGAGCAGAAGAACAGTACACAGTCTGACAAAGCAGATAGTTTACGAGCAGCTGTTTTCCAG AattggctggaaaagaaaagggcaTTTCTACTGGAACTAAAGAgagctgaaaagaagaaagctgaataTCTGAGGGACGATACTGAAAAG GCatttgaaaaatggaaagaaagaaaaattgaatatttaagagagcaaagaaaaaaggaaaaagagtctgaaaaagtcaagaagaagaaagaagaggaactggctgcagagagaaagagagacagcATGTCAGCAGTTGAAAAATG gaatgaaaaaaaggaagaatatataaaacagaagaaagcagaaaaaatcctggagagaagaaagcaagaaatacagcagtcaaagatggaagaaagaaataaaaaggctaCAGAGGAATATGGAAGAtggctg gaaaagaaagagaggaaagagcagCTTGAGAAGAACCAAAAGAAGTTGCAGGCTGTCTGTGAGGGTGAAGCACCTTCTCCTTGGAGTCCACCTGGCAAAGTCACATATTGA